One genomic region from Sinorhizobium numidicum encodes:
- a CDS encoding conjugal transfer protein TrbE: MVALKRFRAPGPSFADLVPYAGLVDNGVLLLKDGSLMAGWYFAGPDSESATDLERNELSRQINAILSRLGSGWMIQVEAVRIPTFDYASEDRCHFSDAVTHAIDAERRAHFARERGHFESKHAVILTYRPVESKKTALSKYIYSDEESRKKTYADTVLFIFKNAIREIEQYLANTLSIRRMETREVAERGGERVARYDELLQFVRFCITGENHPIRLPDAPMYLDWIATAELEHGLTPKVENQFLGVVAIDGLPAESWPGILNSLDLMPLTYRWSSRFIFLDAEEARQKLERTRKKWQQKVRPFFDQLFQTQSRSVDQDAMTMVAETEDAIAQASSQLVAYGYYTPVIILFDSDREALQEKAEAIRRLIQAEGFGGRIETLNATDAYLGSLPGNWYSNIREPLINTSNLADLVPLNSVWSGNPSAPCPFYPPNSPPLMQVASGSTPFRLNLHVDDVGHTMIFGPTGSGKSTLLALIAAQFRRYNQAQIFAFDKGSSLLPLTLAAGGDHYEIGGDAHDAGPPLAFCPLSDLGSDSDRAWATEWIEMLIALQGITITPDHRNAISRQVTLMASAPGRSLSDFVSGVQMREIKDALHHYTVDGPMGQLLDAEDDGLALGAFQTFEIEQLMNMGERNLVPVLTYLFRRIEKRLDGSPSLIVLDEAWLMLGHPVFRSKIREWLKVLRKANCAVVLATQSISDAERSGIIDVLKESCPTKICLPNSAAREPGTREFYERIGFNERQIEIVSNAIPKREYYVVTPEGRRLFDMALGPVALSFVGASGKEDLKRIRTLQSEHGRDWPVHWLQMRGVHDAASLLEVA, from the coding sequence ATGGTCGCTCTCAAACGCTTCCGGGCCCCTGGCCCATCCTTTGCGGACCTCGTCCCCTATGCCGGCCTCGTCGACAACGGCGTGCTTCTGTTGAAGGATGGAAGCCTAATGGCCGGCTGGTATTTTGCCGGGCCGGATTCCGAAAGCGCCACAGACCTCGAGCGCAACGAACTGTCACGCCAGATCAACGCGATCCTGTCGCGGCTCGGAAGCGGTTGGATGATCCAGGTCGAAGCCGTTCGTATTCCGACGTTCGACTACGCTTCAGAAGACCGCTGCCATTTCTCGGATGCTGTCACCCACGCGATCGACGCGGAGCGCCGGGCACATTTCGCGCGCGAGCGGGGGCACTTCGAGAGCAAGCATGCGGTGATCCTGACTTATCGGCCGGTTGAATCCAAAAAGACGGCTCTCAGCAAATACATCTATTCCGATGAGGAAAGCCGTAAGAAGACCTATGCCGACACGGTGCTCTTCATCTTCAAGAACGCCATCCGCGAGATCGAGCAATATCTGGCGAATACCCTTTCGATCCGGCGGATGGAGACGCGCGAGGTCGCCGAGAGGGGAGGGGAGCGGGTTGCTCGCTACGACGAGCTCCTCCAGTTCGTTCGCTTCTGCATTACCGGTGAAAACCACCCGATCCGACTTCCTGACGCTCCCATGTATCTCGACTGGATCGCGACCGCTGAACTCGAGCATGGCCTGACGCCAAAGGTCGAGAACCAATTTCTCGGCGTTGTGGCGATCGATGGGCTGCCGGCAGAGAGCTGGCCCGGGATCCTCAACAGCCTTGACCTGATGCCGCTCACCTATCGCTGGTCGTCGCGCTTTATCTTCCTTGACGCGGAAGAGGCTCGCCAAAAGCTGGAGCGGACCCGCAAGAAGTGGCAGCAGAAGGTCCGGCCGTTCTTCGACCAGCTATTTCAGACGCAAAGCCGGTCGGTCGATCAGGACGCGATGACGATGGTGGCCGAGACCGAGGATGCGATCGCGCAAGCATCGTCACAGCTTGTCGCCTACGGCTATTACACGCCCGTGATCATTCTCTTCGACAGTGATCGGGAAGCATTGCAGGAAAAGGCCGAGGCGATCCGCCGGCTGATCCAGGCTGAGGGATTTGGGGGGAGGATCGAGACGCTCAACGCAACCGACGCCTATCTCGGCAGCTTGCCGGGCAACTGGTACTCCAATATCCGCGAACCGCTGATCAACACCAGCAACCTCGCGGACCTGGTGCCGCTTAATTCGGTCTGGTCAGGAAACCCGAGCGCTCCTTGCCCTTTCTATCCTCCTAATTCCCCACCGCTGATGCAGGTCGCGAGCGGGTCGACGCCGTTCCGGCTGAATTTGCACGTCGACGACGTCGGCCACACGATGATCTTCGGGCCAACCGGCTCAGGCAAATCGACACTTCTCGCACTGATCGCGGCACAGTTCCGACGCTATAACCAAGCCCAGATCTTCGCCTTCGACAAGGGAAGCTCGCTCTTGCCGCTGACGCTGGCCGCCGGCGGTGATCATTACGAGATCGGCGGAGATGCGCACGACGCGGGACCTCCACTCGCGTTCTGCCCACTCTCCGATCTCGGGAGTGACTCCGATCGAGCCTGGGCGACAGAATGGATAGAGATGCTGATCGCGCTGCAGGGCATCACCATCACGCCCGATCATCGCAACGCCATTTCCCGTCAGGTCACCCTCATGGCCAGCGCGCCCGGACGATCGCTTTCGGATTTCGTGAGCGGCGTTCAGATGCGCGAGATCAAGGACGCTCTGCATCACTATACCGTCGACGGGCCGATGGGTCAGCTTCTCGACGCGGAAGACGATGGGTTGGCGCTCGGCGCCTTCCAGACCTTCGAGATCGAGCAACTGATGAACATGGGCGAGCGCAATCTCGTGCCCGTGCTTACCTATCTTTTCCGACGGATCGAGAAACGCCTCGACGGCTCGCCGAGCCTGATCGTGCTGGACGAGGCCTGGTTGATGCTCGGCCATCCGGTGTTCAGAAGCAAGATCCGCGAGTGGCTGAAGGTGCTCCGCAAGGCGAACTGCGCGGTCGTGCTGGCCACTCAGTCGATCTCGGACGCCGAGCGCTCGGGGATCATCGACGTGCTGAAGGAATCCTGCCCGACCAAGATCTGCCTACCGAACAGCGCCGCACGCGAACCGGGGACGCGCGAGTTCTACGAAAGGATTGGTTTCAACGAACGGCAGATCGAAATCGTTTCAAATGCGATTCCCAAGCGCGAATACTACGTCGTCACACCTGAAGGCCGGCGGCTCTTCGATATGGCGCTTGGTCCCGTGGCGCTCAGCTTCGTCGGCGCATCCGGCAAGGAAGATTTGAAGCGCATCCGCACACTTCAGTCCGAACACGGCCGCGATTGGCCGGTCCACTGGCTTCAGATGAGAGGAGTTCACGATGCCGCATCGCTGCTCGAAGTCGCATAA
- the trbB gene encoding P-type conjugative transfer ATPase TrbB, translated as MNQLRSHPRLVRKLQEALGDQLCVALDDATVVEIMLNPDGRLFIERLGHGVAPAGEMSSAAAEMVIGTVAHALQSEVDTEQPIISGELPIGGHRFEGLLPPVVAKPAFTIRRRASRLIPLDEYVRSGVMTEYQASTIRSAISSRLNIIISGGTGSGKTTLANAVIDEIVKSAPEDRLVILEDTAEIQCAAENAVLLHTSDTVDMARLLKSTMRLRPDRIVVGEVRDGAALTLLKAWNTGHPGGVATIHSNTAMSAFRRLEQLTAEASHQPMHEVIGEAVDLVISIERTPRGRRVRDIIQVERYVNGRYEVESEQLTEEQETRHVA; from the coding sequence GTGAACCAGCTTCGCTCTCACCCTCGTCTTGTGCGCAAACTTCAGGAGGCGCTCGGCGACCAGCTCTGTGTTGCCCTAGACGACGCGACCGTGGTCGAGATCATGCTCAATCCAGACGGAAGGTTATTCATCGAGCGTCTCGGGCACGGGGTAGCCCCGGCGGGCGAGATGTCGTCGGCCGCGGCCGAAATGGTGATCGGTACCGTTGCGCATGCGCTTCAGTCGGAGGTCGACACGGAACAGCCGATCATCTCCGGAGAGCTGCCGATCGGTGGCCACCGCTTTGAAGGTCTTTTGCCGCCAGTGGTCGCCAAACCTGCTTTCACCATTCGCCGTCGTGCGTCGCGTCTTATCCCGCTCGATGAGTATGTGCGTTCCGGCGTGATGACGGAGTACCAGGCGTCGACGATACGCAGCGCGATCTCCTCCAGGCTCAACATCATCATTTCCGGGGGAACGGGTTCCGGCAAAACGACGCTCGCGAATGCTGTGATCGACGAGATCGTGAAAAGCGCTCCAGAAGACCGGCTCGTCATTCTGGAAGACACCGCCGAAATCCAGTGCGCGGCCGAAAATGCCGTACTTCTTCATACCAGCGATACGGTCGATATGGCCCGGCTCCTCAAGAGCACAATGCGCCTGCGCCCAGATCGGATCGTCGTGGGCGAGGTCCGCGACGGGGCTGCGCTGACACTGCTCAAAGCGTGGAACACCGGCCATCCGGGTGGCGTCGCTACTATCCACTCGAACACCGCCATGTCGGCATTCCGCCGCCTTGAGCAACTTACCGCCGAGGCCAGCCATCAGCCCATGCACGAGGTGATCGGCGAAGCGGTCGATCTCGTCATCTCGATTGAACGGACGCCGCGCGGACGGCGCGTCCGCGACATCATCCAGGTCGAGCGGTACGTCAACGGCCGATACGAAGTCGAATCCGAGCAGCTCACCGAAGAACAGGAGACGCGCCATGTCGCGTAA
- a CDS encoding acyl-homoserine-lactone synthase — translation MQVLAISKPRNTVEARLLHSHHQLRARVFSDRLGWEVNVAGGCESDAFDDIQPTYILAVAKMGRLAGCARLLPALGPTMVASVFPSLLSAGQFSAHSSMVESSRFCVDTSLSEGRGDGSIHEATLTMFAGIIEWCMSKCLTEIVTVTDLRFERILARVGWPLQRLAEPKKIGVTVAVAGILSADAGTFQKLRPSTYRSDFSPVSKAA, via the coding sequence ATGCAGGTTCTCGCGATCTCAAAGCCCCGGAATACCGTGGAAGCTCGGCTTCTCCACAGCCATCATCAGCTGCGCGCCCGCGTCTTTTCCGATCGGTTGGGTTGGGAAGTCAATGTTGCAGGAGGCTGTGAGTCGGATGCTTTCGACGACATCCAACCGACTTACATTTTAGCCGTCGCCAAGATGGGCCGATTGGCTGGATGTGCCCGCCTTCTTCCTGCACTGGGCCCAACGATGGTGGCGAGCGTTTTCCCCTCGCTCCTTTCTGCCGGGCAGTTCAGCGCTCATTCATCCATGGTCGAGAGCTCGCGCTTTTGCGTGGATACCTCCCTTTCCGAGGGCAGGGGGGACGGTTCCATTCACGAGGCAACTCTGACCATGTTCGCGGGCATCATCGAATGGTGCATGTCGAAGTGCTTAACCGAAATCGTGACGGTCACTGACCTCCGCTTCGAGCGGATCCTCGCGCGTGTCGGCTGGCCGCTTCAGCGGCTGGCCGAACCCAAGAAGATCGGCGTGACTGTGGCCGTGGCGGGGATCCTGTCCGCCGACGCCGGCACTTTCCAGAAGCTTCGCCCTTCCACCTACCGCTCTGATTTCAGCCCTGTCAGCAAGGCAGCATAA
- a CDS encoding IS110 family transposase, which produces MDQYIGLDVSLKDTAISVREDGKRIWRGKCPSDPTLLAELIRKHAPHARRVVFETGPLSTWFYHALTAEGAPAICIEARHAQKVLNETLNKTDANDADGLAQLAEAGFYKAVRVKSFDAMLTRALVAARNQLLNLSTQLGNQIRGVMKTFGLIVPKGTGRVFDTHVRELLERQTSLAQIILPLLDAWHNIRKRAAILDRQLIAAARQSPATKLLMTVPGIGAITAVSYIAAIEDPENFRTSRSVGAWLGLTTRRYQSGEVDYDGHISRRGDNRLRGLLYEAATALLTRTSARTESSLKNWGLKLRERLGFKRAAVAVARKLAVIMHTMLKTGETFNPSAGTNALMKV; this is translated from the coding sequence ATGGACCAGTATATTGGGCTTGATGTTTCATTGAAAGACACAGCAATCTCGGTTCGGGAGGACGGCAAGCGGATCTGGCGGGGAAAGTGCCCTTCGGACCCAACGCTTCTGGCCGAGCTTATCCGCAAGCACGCGCCGCACGCCAGGCGCGTCGTCTTCGAAACGGGGCCGCTGTCGACGTGGTTCTATCATGCCCTGACGGCCGAAGGGGCTCCGGCGATCTGCATTGAAGCGCGGCACGCGCAAAAGGTATTGAACGAGACACTCAACAAGACCGATGCCAATGATGCCGATGGTCTGGCGCAGCTCGCAGAAGCCGGCTTCTACAAAGCGGTTCGGGTCAAGTCGTTTGACGCTATGCTGACCCGCGCGTTGGTGGCGGCCCGCAATCAGCTCCTGAATCTCTCAACCCAACTCGGCAATCAGATCCGCGGTGTCATGAAGACCTTCGGCCTTATCGTACCCAAAGGCACAGGTCGGGTTTTTGATACCCATGTTCGAGAGCTCCTGGAGAGGCAAACTTCTCTGGCGCAGATCATTTTGCCCTTGCTTGATGCGTGGCACAATATTCGCAAGCGTGCGGCCATTCTTGACCGTCAGCTCATTGCAGCGGCGCGGCAGAGCCCGGCTACGAAGTTGTTGATGACAGTTCCAGGTATCGGCGCCATTACGGCGGTCTCTTACATCGCCGCCATCGAGGATCCGGAAAACTTCCGAACTTCGCGCTCGGTTGGCGCCTGGCTCGGGCTGACCACCCGCCGCTATCAGTCGGGCGAAGTCGATTATGACGGCCATATCTCACGCAGAGGCGACAACCGGCTGCGCGGGCTGCTTTACGAAGCGGCGACAGCGCTGCTGACGAGAACCAGTGCCAGAACTGAGAGCAGTCTCAAGAATTGGGGACTTAAGCTGCGCGAGCGGCTTGGCTTTAAGCGGGCGGCTGTGGCCGTCGCCCGCAAACTCGCGGTTATCATGCATACCATGCTCAAGACGGGAGAAACCTTCAATCCTTCAGCCGGCACCAACGCATTAATGAAGGTCTGA
- a CDS encoding conjugal transfer protein TrbD, with translation MAESLPALQRNRIHRALSRPNLLMGADRELVLLTGLAAVILIFVVLTIYSALFGIAVWIVIVGLLRMMAKSDPLMRQVYVRHISYKPYYKATTSPWRRY, from the coding sequence ATGGCTGAGTCGTTGCCCGCCCTGCAGCGCAACCGCATCCATCGTGCTCTTTCGCGTCCGAACCTCCTGATGGGCGCGGACCGGGAATTGGTGTTGCTGACGGGTCTCGCCGCCGTAATCCTGATTTTCGTGGTGCTGACGATCTACTCGGCGCTGTTCGGGATCGCCGTTTGGATCGTTATCGTTGGGCTGCTGCGGATGATGGCGAAGTCGGATCCGCTGATGCGGCAAGTCTATGTGCGCCACATCTCGTACAAGCCTTACTACAAAGCGACCACGTCACCGTGGCGCCGGTATTAA
- the repB gene encoding plasmid partitioning protein RepB, with protein MARKNLLAGLVDAAEMPHADVATTYPMRGASKSMVRSLDELSRQADKFLEGETVVELEPETLDSSFVSDRMDDNPEQFEELKQAIAERGQDTPILVRPHPSAAGRYQIVFGHRRARVARELGRKVKAVVKAIDDRTHVIAQGQENSARANLSFIERANFASHLEKLGYDRTIIGLALAANAAAISKMIAVTDRIPEETVARIGPCPTVGRERWVELSLLVGKTANEEKVKAIVSDPSFDELSTDERFNALFSGLNSAAKPVRKAAPKIMENWQPTDKTVSAKYSNSGKAFALSMKSRNAGPFGRYLADNLDRLYAEFLAQGNRKED; from the coding sequence ATGGCGAGAAAGAACCTACTGGCGGGACTGGTAGACGCAGCGGAAATGCCGCACGCAGACGTTGCGACCACCTATCCGATGCGCGGCGCCTCGAAGAGCATGGTGCGCTCGCTCGACGAGTTGTCGCGCCAGGCCGATAAATTTCTCGAAGGAGAAACGGTCGTCGAGCTCGAACCTGAGACACTCGATAGTTCGTTCGTCTCTGATCGCATGGACGATAATCCCGAGCAGTTCGAGGAATTGAAGCAGGCGATCGCCGAGCGCGGGCAGGATACGCCTATCCTTGTGCGCCCTCACCCGTCGGCAGCCGGCCGTTACCAGATCGTCTTTGGACATCGCCGCGCGCGCGTTGCCCGTGAGCTCGGCCGCAAGGTCAAGGCGGTCGTAAAGGCGATAGATGACCGTACGCACGTTATCGCCCAGGGACAAGAAAACTCGGCGCGCGCCAACCTCTCCTTCATCGAACGCGCGAACTTCGCCTCGCACCTCGAGAAGCTTGGCTATGACCGGACAATCATAGGATTGGCGCTTGCTGCCAATGCGGCCGCCATCTCGAAAATGATCGCCGTAACAGATCGTATTCCTGAAGAGACAGTCGCAAGGATCGGGCCCTGCCCGACAGTCGGCCGAGAACGCTGGGTCGAGCTGTCATTGCTTGTGGGCAAAACTGCCAACGAAGAGAAGGTGAAGGCGATCGTCTCCGATCCCTCCTTCGACGAACTGAGCACCGACGAACGCTTCAATGCCCTGTTTTCTGGTCTGAACAGCGCGGCGAAGCCTGTCCGAAAGGCAGCCCCCAAGATCATGGAGAACTGGCAACCGACGGACAAGACCGTCTCCGCTAAGTATTCGAACTCCGGCAAGGCTTTTGCCTTGTCTATGAAATCAAGGAATGCCGGCCCCTTTGGGCGGTATCTCGCAGACAACCTGGACCGGCTCTATGCCGAGTTCCTGGCGCAGGGTAATCGGAAGGAAGACTGA
- a CDS encoding nucleotidyltransferase and HEPN domain-containing protein, producing the protein MKSTLEHLPEDKQRELARVVEIIHEEFSDALEGSSTAFKKRGRILKIILFGSYARDTFVDDPHTMKGYTSDFDILVLVSNRKLAEPQYWDRASDRLKWDKAISPLVGLIVHGAREVNNYLAEGRFFFVDILREGIVLYELDERPLAEPKALGPGDALKMAREHFDRQHSSAQRFLELSRVAISRNWDIHAAFLLHQAVEAAYPALLLTLTNHSPPSHNLTFLRGLAEDRDRRLVEAWPREQHLHTVWFKVLNEAYVKARYSHHFEISEEALCWLMERANVLLRLVESICRQRLAILERAAGRAD; encoded by the coding sequence ATGAAATCCACCCTCGAGCATTTGCCGGAAGACAAGCAGCGGGAGCTCGCCCGCGTCGTCGAGATCATTCACGAGGAGTTTTCCGATGCGCTCGAGGGCAGCTCCACTGCTTTCAAGAAGCGCGGGCGGATCCTGAAGATCATTCTGTTCGGCTCCTATGCCCGCGACACCTTCGTCGACGATCCGCACACGATGAAGGGCTATACCTCGGACTTCGATATTCTCGTCCTCGTCAGCAACCGCAAGCTCGCCGAGCCGCAATACTGGGACAGGGCCAGCGACCGGTTGAAGTGGGACAAGGCCATATCGCCGCTGGTCGGGCTGATCGTGCACGGTGCGAGAGAGGTCAACAACTACCTCGCGGAGGGACGGTTTTTCTTCGTCGATATCCTGCGCGAGGGGATTGTGCTATACGAACTCGACGAGCGGCCGCTCGCGGAACCGAAGGCGCTTGGTCCGGGCGATGCTCTCAAGATGGCAAGGGAGCATTTCGACAGGCAACACAGCAGCGCCCAACGGTTCCTTGAGCTTAGCCGTGTGGCAATCTCCCGCAACTGGGATATTCACGCGGCGTTCCTGCTCCACCAAGCCGTTGAGGCAGCTTATCCCGCTCTGCTACTGACCCTGACGAACCACAGCCCTCCCTCGCATAACCTGACGTTCCTGCGCGGTCTGGCCGAAGACCGAGACCGGCGGCTCGTGGAGGCTTGGCCGCGCGAACAGCACCTCCACACCGTCTGGTTCAAAGTTCTCAATGAGGCCTATGTAAAGGCTCGCTATTCCCACCATTTTGAGATCTCGGAGGAGGCGCTGTGCTGGCTGATGGAGCGCGCCAACGTCCTGCTTCGCCTTGTCGAAAGCATTTGCCGCCAGCGGCTAGCGATACTCGAACGGGCAGCGGGTCGGGCAGACTGA
- the repC gene encoding plasmid replication protein RepC has product MQDGSVTTPFGRRSMTLGMLASQYMSREIEPETSADKWKLFRALCAAKPKLGISERALSVMSALLSFYPETTLSEENGLIVFPSNMQLSLRAHGMAEATLRRHIAALVDAGLLARRDSPNGKRYARKDGDGAIDEAYGFSLAPLLSRAREIEQIAANVEMERLQLRRLRERLTICRRDIGKLIEVALGEEVDGDWDAIHQHYRSLVVTIPRVATAATVAPILEEMEMLREEISNLLEIRVKIENLSANPDQTERHKQNSTPESIKELEPRSRQEQGEKPSQAIEPQREPMKAFPLGMVLQACPTISDYGPGGAVANWRDLMQAAVVVRSTLRVSPSAYQDACEVMGPQNASAIMACILERAGHINSAGGYLRDLTSRAKRGEFSLGRVLMALLRARGGRDRLAS; this is encoded by the coding sequence ATGCAAGATGGAAGTGTGACGACGCCCTTCGGGCGGCGATCGATGACGCTTGGCATGTTGGCAAGCCAATACATGTCACGCGAAATCGAACCTGAGACATCGGCCGACAAGTGGAAGCTGTTTCGAGCGCTCTGCGCAGCTAAGCCGAAACTCGGCATCAGCGAGCGAGCGCTCTCGGTTATGAGCGCACTTTTGAGCTTTTATCCCGAGACGACTTTGTCCGAGGAAAACGGGCTCATCGTGTTTCCCTCTAACATGCAGTTGTCGCTGCGCGCGCATGGCATGGCCGAAGCGACGTTGCGGCGCCACATCGCAGCGCTCGTCGACGCTGGCCTTCTGGCACGCCGCGATAGCCCAAATGGCAAGCGCTACGCCCGCAAGGACGGCGACGGCGCGATCGATGAGGCCTATGGCTTTTCGTTAGCTCCGTTGCTGTCACGCGCACGCGAGATCGAGCAAATAGCTGCCAATGTCGAGATGGAGCGACTGCAGTTGCGTAGACTTCGAGAGCGCCTGACGATCTGCCGGCGCGATATCGGCAAGCTGATTGAAGTCGCCCTCGGGGAGGAAGTGGACGGCGATTGGGACGCGATACACCAGCACTACCGCAGCCTGGTGGTGACCATTCCTCGAGTGGCAACCGCCGCGACTGTTGCCCCTATCCTTGAAGAGATGGAGATGTTGCGCGAGGAAATCTCCAACCTTCTGGAAATTAGGGTAAAAATCGAAAATTTGAGCGCCAATCCTGATCAAACTGAGCGGCACAAACAGAATTCAACTCCAGAATCCATTAAAGAACTTGAACCTCGCTCTCGACAAGAGCAGGGGGAGAAGCCGAGCCAAGCCATCGAGCCGCAGCGCGAGCCGATGAAGGCGTTTCCGTTAGGGATGGTGTTGCAGGCTTGCCCAACCATTTCAGATTATGGCCCCGGAGGCGCTGTGGCGAACTGGCGCGACCTGATGCAGGCCGCGGTGGTCGTCCGCTCAACGCTCCGCGTCAGTCCGTCGGCCTACCAGGATGCCTGCGAGGTCATGGGGCCCCAAAATGCATCCGCCATCATGGCCTGCATTCTGGAGCGAGCAGGGCACATCAACTCGGCCGGCGGATATCTGCGGGATCTGACATCTCGGGCAAAGCGCGGCGAGTTTTCGCTGGGGCGGGTGTTGATGGCACTACTCAGGGCGCGCGGCGGACGTGATCGATTGGCCTCCTGA
- the repA gene encoding plasmid partitioning protein RepA produces the protein MNANSPSIAPAQPMHFEELILEQGDLISKKLHLLSMQQFPPNAKKLLRQFSLSEVAQFLGVSQSTLKKLHLEGKGPLPQTSSSGRRSYSAEQMAELRKYLDQHGRSEARNYVPHRRAGEKLQVIAVVNFKGGSGKTTTAAHLAQYMALTGHRVLAVDLDPQASLSSLHGFQPELDMSPSLYEALRYDDQRRSISEIIQPTNFPGLDIVPANLELQEYEYDTPLAMSNKSSNDGKTFFTRISRALTEVDNRYDIVVIDCPPQLGYLTITALTAATSVLITIHPQMLDVMSMGQFLLMLGGILKPIRDAGAAVNLEWYRYLITRYEPTDGPQAQMVGFMQTLFHQFVLKNQMLKSTAVSDAGITKQTLYEVDKSQMTRSTYERAMDSLNAVNAEIAELVHASWGRKVVS, from the coding sequence ATGAACGCTAATTCGCCATCCATCGCTCCCGCACAGCCGATGCATTTCGAGGAGCTCATCCTCGAACAGGGCGATCTGATTTCTAAGAAGCTGCATCTCTTGAGCATGCAGCAGTTCCCGCCGAATGCTAAGAAACTGCTTCGCCAGTTCTCGCTTTCGGAAGTGGCGCAGTTCCTGGGCGTCTCGCAAAGCACGCTGAAGAAACTCCATCTTGAGGGAAAGGGCCCCCTCCCCCAGACATCGTCGTCGGGTCGCCGTTCTTATAGTGCCGAACAGATGGCGGAACTACGTAAGTATCTCGATCAGCATGGACGATCGGAAGCCAGGAACTACGTGCCGCACCGTCGGGCGGGCGAAAAGCTCCAGGTCATTGCCGTTGTCAATTTCAAGGGCGGTTCGGGCAAGACGACGACGGCCGCCCATCTCGCGCAGTACATGGCATTGACCGGGCACCGTGTCTTGGCGGTGGATCTCGACCCGCAGGCATCACTTTCGTCACTTCACGGTTTTCAGCCCGAGCTCGACATGTCGCCCTCGCTCTATGAGGCGCTCCGATATGACGATCAACGCCGATCGATCAGCGAGATCATCCAGCCTACCAACTTCCCGGGCCTCGATATTGTGCCTGCGAACCTCGAACTTCAGGAGTACGAGTACGACACGCCGCTTGCGATGTCGAACAAGAGCTCGAATGATGGCAAGACCTTCTTTACGCGGATTTCGCGCGCGCTGACGGAAGTCGACAACCGCTACGACATTGTCGTCATCGACTGCCCTCCCCAGCTCGGCTATCTCACGATCACGGCGCTGACTGCGGCGACGAGCGTCCTAATCACGATCCATCCGCAGATGCTCGACGTCATGTCGATGGGCCAGTTCCTTTTGATGCTGGGCGGGATCCTGAAGCCTATCCGGGACGCGGGTGCTGCGGTCAATCTCGAATGGTATCGCTATCTGATCACCCGGTACGAGCCAACGGACGGGCCGCAGGCGCAGATGGTGGGCTTCATGCAGACCTTGTTCCACCAGTTCGTGCTGAAGAACCAGATGCTGAAATCGACAGCGGTTTCAGACGCCGGCATCACCAAGCAGACACTTTACGAAGTCGACAAGAGCCAGATGACGCGGTCCACCTATGAGCGCGCGATGGACTCCTTGAACGCGGTCAACGCCGAGATCGCCGAACTCGTCCATGCCTCCTGGGGCAGGAAGGTTGTCAGTTGA
- a CDS encoding TrbC/VirB2 family protein — protein sequence MSRKNAVVAIALLAAPLVFASVVPAVASSGGGLPWEGPLQQIQESITGPVAGAIALAAVAIAGGMLIFGGELNDFARRLMYIVLVTGILLGATNIVGLFGATGASIGLPDEQIASNGQSAKGDRAYG from the coding sequence ATGTCGCGTAAGAATGCAGTTGTCGCCATTGCGCTGCTTGCAGCTCCCCTGGTTTTTGCCTCTGTCGTGCCGGCTGTCGCCAGCTCCGGCGGCGGCCTTCCATGGGAAGGACCGCTGCAGCAGATTCAGGAGTCGATCACCGGTCCGGTCGCTGGCGCAATCGCGCTGGCCGCGGTGGCTATCGCCGGCGGCATGCTGATCTTCGGGGGTGAGCTCAACGATTTCGCGCGCCGGCTCATGTATATCGTCCTCGTCACCGGCATCCTGCTTGGCGCCACCAACATCGTCGGCCTGTTCGGCGCGACGGGCGCCTCGATCGGCCTCCCGGACGAGCAGATCGCATCGAATGGGCAAAGTGCAAAAGGGGACCGGGCCTATGGCTGA